The window ACCCTAACCAGTTTTTAAAGCCGCCGCCTAAAGAATTGGGCGTAAAATATAACGGGGCAAACAATACCCTCTCGCTATCATTAACTAACGATAGCCTGGCGGCTGCGGCGAAAAAAATAACGCAGCTATCCGGAAAAAATATTGTGGTGCCAGGTACATTGCAAGGCAAAATAGTTACCTCGTATATTGCAGATGCTCCATTTGAGGCGGCTTTGGGTAAACTGGCCTATGCTAATGAGATAAAAATGGTACATACCGCGGATGATTTTTACCTTTTTCAGCCGCTGGAAGAAAATGAAGAGGTTTATGTTAATGGGGATAAAAATACTGGCGTAAGGAAATCGTTCCGCAATAACGCTGGCGGAGGCCAGCCAGGAGGGGGCGGTGCCAGCGGACTGTTTGTGAGGCAGGTTAACGGACAAAAGCTGATCTCGGTGGATGCCGTTAACAGCCCCATTATTGATCTGGTAAAACGTGCCTCGCAGGAAACAGGAAAAAATTATTCCATTTACTCGGATATTAAAGGAGCTATAACCCTTCATGTAAATGATGTTAGCTACGATGACCTGCTAACCTTACTGTTTAAAAGTACCGAATACACTTTCCATTCCGAAAAAGGTATTTATGTAATTGGCGACCGCAAGCTGGAAGGCTTGCGTACTTTCAGGGCTATTCACCTGCAAAACCGCGCAATTGACACCATTGTAACTATGATCCCTTCAGAATGGAAGCGTGGTATCGAGATCAAAGAATTTCGTGAACAAAACACCCTTTTACTTTCCGGGTCGGGGGCACAGATAGATGAAGTAGAAGGCTTCATTAAGCAGATGGACGTACTTGTTCCGGTTGTGCTGATAGAAGTTACGATGATTGATGTACACAAAACCCGGAGCGTTTCAACCGGAATTTCTGCCGGCGTTTCTGACAGTGTAAAAACGGGTGGCACGGTATTACCTGGCATAGATTACACTTTTGGCGCAAAGGGAGTTAACGACTTTTTAAACAGCGTGGGCAAAGCTACCTCGCTTAACCTTGGCCATGTGGTGCCTAATTTTTACGTAAGGCTGCAGGCGTTGGAGAATAATAACAACATTGATGTGCGATCGGTGCCCAAATTAACGGCGCTTAACGGGCATTCGGCAACCCTGAGTATCGGCAGCAAGCGTTACTACAAAAACACAACACAGAACGTTATCCCTTCCATCCAAAGCGCGCAATCCATATTTACCAATGTGTACCAGGAAGTAAATGCCGATTTGTCTATCGCTATAAAACCCATTGTCTCCGGCGATGATCAGGTAACCCTTGGCATTAAAATAAATATATCCGATTTTACTGCTATTCCTACCGATGGTTCGCCGCCGCCGCAGGCCATCAGCAAATTTGAAACCAGCCTGCGGGTACACAGCGAGGATACCATAGTATTGGGCGGGCTGGAGCGTACAGAAACCGACGATAGCGGCTCGGGGATACCCTTGCTCTCCAGGATCCCTATTTTAAAATGGATTTTCAGCAGCCGTACCCGCACAAATGCAAAGGTGGTTACGGTACTGTTTATCAAATCCACTATTATCAGGTAATATTATGGGTTTATTATCGCCATATTACCATATTAACCAGGCGGCCGGTATCACTATAGATATTGCACAGGATGGCTCCTATACCATAAACTGCTGCCAGGTTAGTACCGATCACAAACAGCTTACGATTGAAAAAAAGCTTGGTGTAAAAGATGATGCAGAGGGGCTTGCCAAAAAACTTGACAACAAAATACCCATCGCTTTAAACTTATCGGGCAAAGGCATCTTAACCAAGCAGGTAACAGCCGCTTCCGGCGATGAACAGCAGGACATGGCCAAAATAATACCTAACCTGAATGTAGACGATTTTTACCTGCAGCAATTTACATCCAACGATCAGTTGTTTGTATCCCTGGTAAGGAAAACGCTGGCCGACCATTGGATAAATATATTGGAGCAGCAGGGCTTTACCATACTGATGCTGAGCCTTGGCCCATTCGCCACATCCCATATGTTAAACCAGCTTAATGTTTACGAAAGCGATGTAGTGTTTAACGGCATCCAGATAAACCGGGATGCCGCACTGAACTGGACGGCCGTGCAATACAGCCCCGCATTTGTGGCCCCTTTCATCCTTAAAATCGGGACGGAGCCCATCGACCAACAATTGATTATGCCCTACGCTGCAGCTTTTCAACTGGTGCTGGCAGATAAACTGGAGCCGGTTAAAGCAAAGGTTGATGCCACGGATGCCCGGTACTTACAAATTATAGGAACAAAAAAACTCAAAGTAACGGGTGCCTTAATATTGGGTGTTTTCTTTATTCTTTTACTGCTCAATTT is drawn from Mucilaginibacter ginsenosidivorax and contains these coding sequences:
- a CDS encoding type II secretion system protein GspD, which encodes MLKKITCLIICFYLFTTAITASAQQQDRLQVIKQKLDELATDVPGLNQKVQLLVTGVSIHEYLNAIARSNNLSISSDPGLNFSISDTFTGVSASNILLLLAQKYNLDIAVVGSIINITPYRDPNQFLKPPPKELGVKYNGANNTLSLSLTNDSLAAAAKKITQLSGKNIVVPGTLQGKIVTSYIADAPFEAALGKLAYANEIKMVHTADDFYLFQPLEENEEVYVNGDKNTGVRKSFRNNAGGGQPGGGGASGLFVRQVNGQKLISVDAVNSPIIDLVKRASQETGKNYSIYSDIKGAITLHVNDVSYDDLLTLLFKSTEYTFHSEKGIYVIGDRKLEGLRTFRAIHLQNRAIDTIVTMIPSEWKRGIEIKEFREQNTLLLSGSGAQIDEVEGFIKQMDVLVPVVLIEVTMIDVHKTRSVSTGISAGVSDSVKTGGTVLPGIDYTFGAKGVNDFLNSVGKATSLNLGHVVPNFYVRLQALENNNNIDVRSVPKLTALNGHSATLSIGSKRYYKNTTQNVIPSIQSAQSIFTNVYQEVNADLSIAIKPIVSGDDQVTLGIKINISDFTAIPTDGSPPPQAISKFETSLRVHSEDTIVLGGLERTETDDSGSGIPLLSRIPILKWIFSSRTRTNAKVVTVLFIKSTIIR